In Priestia megaterium NBRC 15308 = ATCC 14581, the following proteins share a genomic window:
- the hisD gene encoding histidinol dehydrogenase, with amino-acid sequence MAKVFKQGKSQEEINQNDMQVSAIVSQTIKKIEDEGDSAVRELSRKFDNWSPENFRLSNQQIIEIVNSVPKQTIEDIKFAQNNVKRFAEEQRKSMLDIEVETLPGVILGHKNIPVGSVGCYIPGGRYPMVASAHMSVLTAKVAGVNRVIACTPPIGGEIPSATVAAMHLAGADEIYILGGIQAMAAMAVGTETIEPVDMLVGPGNAYVAEAKRQLYGRVGIDLFAGPTETLVVADETADAEMIATDILGQGEHGPTSPGALITTSEKLAQETVKEIERQLEKLPTADVARVSWEDYGKIIIVENEQEALIEADKLAFEHVEILTENPDYFLENMNNYGCLFLGPETNVAYGDKVIGTNHTLPTKGAARYTGGLWVGKFLKTCTYQKVTEEASAHIGEYAARLCQLENFSGHAEQALLRVRRYGKVTAK; translated from the coding sequence ATGGCGAAAGTTTTTAAACAGGGGAAAAGTCAGGAAGAAATTAATCAAAATGATATGCAAGTATCAGCAATAGTAAGTCAAACCATTAAAAAAATTGAGGACGAAGGAGATAGTGCAGTTAGAGAACTATCAAGAAAATTTGATAATTGGTCTCCGGAAAATTTCAGATTGAGCAATCAACAAATCATTGAGATCGTGAATAGTGTACCAAAGCAAACAATTGAAGATATTAAATTTGCTCAAAATAATGTAAAAAGATTTGCTGAAGAACAGAGAAAATCTATGCTAGACATTGAAGTAGAAACATTACCTGGTGTTATTTTAGGCCATAAAAATATTCCAGTTGGAAGTGTTGGATGTTATATTCCTGGTGGACGTTATCCTATGGTTGCTTCTGCACATATGAGTGTACTGACAGCAAAGGTAGCTGGAGTAAATCGAGTGATTGCTTGTACTCCACCTATTGGAGGAGAAATTCCATCAGCTACAGTAGCAGCCATGCATTTAGCAGGAGCCGATGAAATCTACATTCTTGGGGGAATTCAAGCAATGGCTGCCATGGCTGTTGGTACGGAAACAATTGAACCTGTAGATATGCTGGTAGGGCCAGGTAATGCTTATGTGGCAGAAGCAAAACGTCAATTATACGGTCGTGTTGGAATTGATCTCTTTGCAGGCCCTACAGAAACATTAGTTGTAGCTGATGAAACAGCAGACGCAGAAATGATTGCCACTGACATTTTAGGACAGGGAGAACATGGACCAACTTCACCGGGAGCATTAATTACAACATCTGAAAAGTTAGCTCAAGAAACTGTAAAAGAAATTGAACGTCAGCTCGAAAAGCTCCCAACAGCTGATGTAGCACGTGTTTCATGGGAGGATTACGGAAAAATCATAATTGTAGAAAATGAACAGGAAGCTTTAATAGAAGCAGACAAATTAGCTTTTGAACACGTTGAAATCTTAACTGAAAATCCAGATTATTTTTTAGAAAACATGAATAATTACGGATGTTTGTTTTTAGGTCCTGAGACAAATGTAGCTTACGGTGATAAAGTCATTGGTACAAACCATACGCTTCCAACAAAAGGAGCTGCACGCTATACTGGTGGACTGTGGGTAGGTAAATTTTTAAAAACATGTACTTATCAAAAGGTTACAGAAGAAGCTAGCGCGCATATTGGGGAATATGCAGCACGCCTTTGTCAACTAGAGAACTTCTCTGGGCATGCTGAACAAGCTTTACTTCGCGTACGTCGTTATGGAAAAGTAACAGCAAAATAA
- a CDS encoding GntP family permease has protein sequence MDLVIIILALGLLMLIAYRGFSVILFAPLCALLAVILTEPSYALPFFSNIFMEKMVGFIKNYFPVFLLGAVFGKLVEMSGIAESIAKTIINLVGRKRAILAIVLMCAILTYSGVSLFVVAFAVYPFAANLFREANIPKRLIPGTIALGALSFTMDAMPGTPQIQNVIPTSFFKTDIYAAPILGITGSLFVLCLGLLYLERRRKKAQSAGEGYFGFNGAGEEIAVAAETVNMSAAPSTNSASIGRQVLAFVPLILVGVANKFFTISIPKWYPEGFDFSKLGLEAFGKVDLATVTGIWSVELALVLGIITALAYDWKRVTSGFQQGINASIGGALLAAMNTGSEYGFGGVIASLPGFATVRDSISHTFTNPLINGAVTTNVLAGITGSASGGMGIALSAMGDKYIQAITQYNIPPEVMHRVVAMASGGMDSLPHNGAVITLLAVTGLTHKQAYGDIFAVTIFKTLACFFVILVYSLTGLV, from the coding sequence ATGGATTTAGTCATCATTATACTTGCTTTAGGGCTCTTAATGCTTATTGCTTACCGAGGTTTTTCTGTCATTCTTTTTGCGCCTCTATGTGCATTACTTGCGGTTATATTAACGGAACCTAGCTATGCTTTACCTTTCTTTTCTAATATTTTTATGGAAAAGATGGTCGGCTTTATTAAGAACTATTTTCCAGTCTTTTTATTAGGAGCAGTTTTTGGAAAGTTAGTTGAAATGTCTGGAATTGCTGAATCTATAGCTAAAACAATCATAAATTTAGTGGGTCGAAAACGAGCTATTTTAGCTATCGTTCTCATGTGTGCAATATTAACTTACAGCGGAGTCAGTTTGTTTGTAGTAGCGTTTGCCGTTTATCCATTTGCAGCGAACCTTTTTCGAGAAGCTAACATTCCTAAGCGACTTATTCCTGGAACCATTGCTTTAGGAGCTTTATCTTTTACAATGGATGCTATGCCGGGAACACCTCAAATTCAAAATGTAATACCGACTTCTTTTTTTAAGACAGATATTTATGCAGCTCCTATATTAGGAATAACTGGATCGCTCTTTGTACTTTGCCTAGGACTTCTTTATTTGGAAAGACGCCGTAAAAAAGCTCAAAGTGCAGGTGAAGGTTATTTTGGTTTTAATGGTGCTGGGGAAGAGATAGCTGTTGCTGCTGAAACAGTTAATATGTCAGCTGCTCCTTCTACTAATTCTGCTAGTATTGGGCGTCAGGTATTAGCATTTGTTCCTCTGATTTTAGTTGGAGTGGCCAATAAATTTTTCACTATATCTATTCCAAAGTGGTACCCAGAAGGTTTTGATTTTTCTAAGTTAGGTTTAGAAGCCTTTGGAAAAGTAGACTTAGCAACAGTAACAGGAATTTGGTCGGTAGAGCTAGCTTTAGTGCTAGGTATTATTACAGCACTTGCCTATGACTGGAAGCGCGTGACTAGTGGATTTCAACAAGGTATTAATGCCAGTATTGGCGGAGCTCTGCTAGCAGCTATGAATACAGGTTCTGAATATGGTTTTGGTGGAGTTATTGCATCTCTTCCCGGATTTGCAACTGTACGGGATAGCATCTCACATACTTTTACAAATCCACTTATTAATGGAGCTGTTACAACAAACGTATTAGCTGGAATCACGGGTTCAGCATCTGGCGGAATGGGGATAGCACTGAGTGCTATGGGAGATAAGTATATACAAGCTATTACACAATATAATATTCCTCCTGAAGTTATGCACCGTGTCGTAGCGATGGCATCGGGTGGGATGGATTCCTTACCTCATAACGGAGCCGTAATTACCCTACTTGCTGTTACTGGATTAACCCATAAACAAGCTTATGGAGATATCTTTGCAGTGACTATTTTTAAAACACTCGCATGCTTCTTTGTAATCCTTGTTTATAGTTTAACTGGTTTAGTTTGA
- a CDS encoding SDR family NAD(P)-dependent oxidoreductase — MTYFSELKGKKVLVTGGSKGIGKDIALALAKQGADVVITGRNEADLVSTTNELKRIHPNSFYLKADIQDIQSVHEMVDNAVSTLGNIDILINNAGINIAKPALEVTEKDWNQVIDTNLKGTFFCAQRVGKHMIEQGGGKIINMASQMAFVGYIKRSVYCSSKGGAVQLTKALAVEWAPYNVRVNAVAPTFIETDFTKEMFEDEEFYQDVVSRIPLGKLAQPSDVRGAVLFLASDLAQFITGETIKVDGGWTAI, encoded by the coding sequence GTGACTTATTTTTCTGAACTCAAAGGAAAAAAAGTGCTGGTTACTGGAGGTAGTAAAGGGATTGGTAAGGATATTGCTTTGGCGCTCGCTAAACAAGGGGCAGACGTAGTCATTACAGGGCGTAACGAAGCTGATTTAGTGTCGACTACAAATGAATTAAAGCGGATTCATCCCAATTCTTTCTACTTAAAAGCAGATATACAAGATATACAAAGTGTGCATGAAATGGTAGATAACGCAGTTTCTACATTAGGTAATATTGATATACTCATAAACAATGCAGGCATTAATATTGCAAAACCAGCACTAGAAGTAACCGAAAAAGATTGGAATCAAGTCATAGACACCAATCTTAAAGGAACCTTTTTCTGTGCACAAAGAGTAGGCAAACATATGATAGAACAAGGAGGAGGAAAGATTATTAATATGGCGTCCCAAATGGCTTTTGTAGGGTATATTAAGCGCTCTGTCTATTGTTCTAGTAAAGGCGGCGCAGTTCAGTTAACAAAAGCACTTGCAGTTGAGTGGGCACCCTATAACGTAAGAGTAAATGCTGTGGCTCCTACTTTTATCGAGACAGATTTTACGAAAGAAATGTTTGAAGATGAGGAATTTTATCAGGATGTTGTTTCCCGTATCCCTTTAGGAAAATTGGCTCAGCCCTCCGATGTTAGAGGAGCAGTTCTTTTTTTAGCTTCCGATTTAGCTCAGTTTATAACAGGAGAAACAATTAAAGTAGATGGAGGGTGGACAGCAATATGA
- a CDS encoding 3-hydroxyacyl-CoA dehydrogenase family protein produces MSVSKEELAIIGSGTMGHSIALSASIAGFNVKIWGIDDNDIHRGKQGIDEKLNLLTTYEVVDSNEIKNIKERIYFTNSLRECVNKASFVIEGIPENLYLKQKMFQELDELCSQNVILASNTSGLSPTDIAALTSYPERTVVTHFWNPGHLIPLVEVIRGEQTSEQTVNRSLELLENLNKKPIVVQKDILGSIGNRLQYALFREAQYILEQGVASIEDIDKAVCYSIGRRLSVTGPFMTADMGGLDVFDSISAYLFPDLSNHNKSFSKIKKLVDEGNYGQKTGKGFYEWSQQQSKKMNKEREQQLIYWLKRDLEEEKEQK; encoded by the coding sequence ATGAGTGTTTCTAAAGAAGAATTAGCAATTATAGGTTCTGGTACAATGGGGCATTCTATCGCTTTATCTGCATCTATAGCAGGCTTCAACGTGAAAATTTGGGGAATAGATGATAATGATATTCACCGTGGGAAGCAAGGTATTGATGAAAAATTGAATTTGTTGACAACGTATGAGGTAGTGGATTCTAATGAGATAAAAAATATAAAAGAACGTATCTACTTTACAAATTCATTAAGAGAGTGTGTAAATAAGGCGAGTTTCGTGATTGAAGGAATTCCAGAAAACTTATACTTAAAACAAAAAATGTTTCAAGAGTTAGATGAATTATGTTCCCAAAATGTAATACTTGCGAGTAACACATCCGGTTTGAGTCCAACTGATATTGCTGCTCTTACATCATATCCGGAAAGAACAGTAGTTACACATTTTTGGAATCCAGGACATTTGATCCCTCTTGTAGAAGTAATACGGGGAGAGCAGACGTCAGAACAGACTGTTAATCGATCGCTTGAATTACTTGAAAACTTGAATAAAAAGCCTATTGTGGTTCAAAAAGATATCCTTGGTTCAATTGGAAATCGACTGCAGTATGCTTTATTCCGTGAGGCTCAATATATTCTTGAGCAAGGGGTGGCCTCAATCGAGGATATTGATAAAGCTGTTTGTTACAGTATAGGTAGACGTTTGTCGGTGACAGGCCCATTTATGACAGCTGATATGGGAGGACTAGATGTATTTGATTCTATATCAGCCTATCTATTCCCCGATTTAAGCAATCATAATAAATCGTTTAGCAAGATAAAAAAACTTGTAGATGAGGGAAATTACGGACAAAAAACGGGAAAAGGATTTTATGAATGGTCACAGCAGCAATCAAAAAAAATGAACAAAGAACGTGAACAACAACTTATTTATTGGCTGAAAAGAGATTTAGAAGAGGAAAAAGAACAAAAATAA
- a CDS encoding DMT family transporter, which translates to MKQYSKTRIGFFLAFLVFMWGINWPLTKFALHYSPPLLFAGIRLFIGGIILLIIAVPRYKMLRFKETWPIYFISALFNIILFYGLQTIGLNYLPAGLFTAIVFFQPILMGLFSWIWLGESMYPFKILGLILGFAGVLVICLGGLKGHISITGICLALGSALSWAFGTVFMKKTSNKVDGIWLTTLHIIIGGLFLMASGTLTESWSSISWNPAFIAVLLFISVFVIALGWLDFFTLVSSGEASKVSTYTFLIPIISITASSLFLKEPITMNLLVGLLLVIFSIILVSIKPKTSKPLLVSK; encoded by the coding sequence ATGAAGCAATATTCTAAAACGCGAATTGGATTTTTTCTTGCATTTCTTGTTTTTATGTGGGGAATAAACTGGCCTCTAACGAAATTCGCGCTGCACTACTCTCCACCACTTTTATTTGCAGGTATACGATTATTTATCGGCGGAATCATATTACTCATAATTGCCGTTCCTAGATATAAAATGCTTCGTTTTAAAGAGACATGGCCTATTTATTTTATATCCGCACTATTTAATATCATCTTATTCTATGGACTTCAGACGATTGGATTAAATTATTTACCGGCCGGACTTTTTACCGCGATTGTTTTCTTTCAACCAATCTTAATGGGATTATTTTCTTGGATTTGGCTTGGTGAATCAATGTATCCCTTCAAAATATTAGGTCTTATTTTAGGATTTGCGGGCGTTCTTGTCATTTGTCTTGGAGGTTTAAAAGGCCATATTTCTATTACAGGCATTTGTCTTGCATTAGGTTCTGCTTTAAGTTGGGCTTTTGGTACTGTATTTATGAAAAAAACCTCTAATAAAGTTGATGGAATTTGGCTTACTACACTGCACATTATTATTGGTGGATTATTTTTAATGGCTTCCGGAACACTTACAGAAAGCTGGTCATCTATTTCATGGAATCCGGCTTTTATCGCCGTATTGTTGTTCATATCTGTGTTCGTCATTGCTCTGGGTTGGCTTGATTTCTTTACACTTGTTAGTTCAGGAGAAGCAAGCAAAGTTTCCACCTATACTTTTTTAATCCCTATTATTTCTATTACAGCAAGTTCATTATTTTTAAAAGAACCAATTACAATGAATCTACTAGTAGGTCTCTTATTAGTCATTTTCAGTATAATACTTGTCAGTATAAAACCGAAAACCTCAAAGCCTCTTCTAGTATCAAAATAA
- a CDS encoding LysR family transcriptional regulator, whose protein sequence is MTITQLQVLVKAIDTGSFTKASHVLNMTQPAVSHAISNLEADLGVKLLLRDRKRGLLLTDIGERILVHIRAVLNHIEKVEQEVAAEKGFEVGTIRIGSFPSASTKFLPGIIKVFKQKYPSLQLIVHEGTLDEIKSWLKSKAIDIGFIVLPSTSMDIVPIAKDEMVVLVPKTHALSEKNSISINDLDNEPLILCRGGFESPIIDMFNKAKVKLRAEFTVSHINTLLKMIQEDLGLAIAPKFSLTSVPEGIAIKKLEPRFCREIALAVPALKEASIAVKLFIKEMRNLDSEAE, encoded by the coding sequence ATAACAATTACACAACTTCAAGTATTAGTAAAAGCTATTGACACGGGAAGTTTTACAAAGGCTAGTCATGTTTTGAATATGACTCAGCCAGCTGTCAGCCATGCAATATCTAACTTAGAAGCTGATTTGGGCGTTAAATTGCTTCTAAGGGATCGTAAAAGAGGTCTACTTTTAACTGATATTGGGGAACGTATTTTAGTACATATTCGAGCAGTATTAAATCATATTGAAAAAGTGGAACAAGAAGTAGCAGCTGAAAAGGGGTTTGAAGTAGGAACAATAAGAATAGGAAGTTTTCCTAGTGCATCTACGAAATTTTTACCCGGAATCATTAAAGTTTTTAAACAAAAATATCCTTCTCTCCAGCTAATTGTTCATGAAGGAACATTAGATGAAATTAAAAGTTGGCTCAAATCTAAAGCTATCGATATAGGGTTTATCGTTCTTCCAAGCACAAGTATGGATATTGTGCCGATTGCTAAAGATGAAATGGTAGTTTTAGTACCAAAAACTCACGCTTTATCTGAAAAAAATTCTATTAGTATTAATGACTTAGATAATGAGCCATTAATTTTGTGCAGAGGAGGGTTTGAATCTCCCATTATAGATATGTTTAATAAAGCTAAAGTGAAATTAAGAGCTGAATTTACGGTTTCTCATATCAATACTCTATTAAAAATGATTCAAGAAGACTTAGGCTTGGCCATAGCTCCTAAATTTTCATTAACAAGTGTACCTGAAGGAATTGCTATAAAAAAATTAGAACCAAGGTTTTGTAGAGAAATCGCACTAGCAGTTCCAGCGTTAAAAGAAGCGTCCATTGCTGTAAAGTTATTTATTAAGGAAATGAGAAATCTAGATAGTGAAGCTGAATAA
- a CDS encoding MMPL family transporter translates to MKESPLATFSRLMTGKVSRWVVIAVWILATAFLTIAWPAVNKTEVNNAPNLSKNSPSVEAENLIKKEFPNSSGVPALLTWHKDSGLNTDDLKSIQQVAADLEKKPLEEQTSTPPLHKLPLAALQKMISKDGTTLVQPIFFKENVETDVLEKNLDTVKKQVKENVSYDSFATDIDEKDKLSTRVTGPVGIQVDATSLFEGADVSLLIATVLLVLILLLVIYRSPILAIIPLIGVGFAYGVLSPILGILADKGWITVDSQSISIMTVLLFGAGTDYCLFLISHYRDELRKVKDKRQALINAFKGASGAIAMSGFTVVISLLALIVAKYGAYHHFAIPFSLSILIMGLASLTLIPALLSVMGRGSFYPFVPRTPEMEEELAKKKGKPVRDRKAKNRVGNWIGNVVTTKPWTIIVACLVFFGALSIYSSQIKYTYDLLSSFPEDMPSREGFTIISDAYSPGELAPAQVVIDTEGKSVDLEKALKKNDLISTVSAPQSGTNNEDLKVYDVMFNVNPYSIEAMIAIPDLRDAAEKALSQSGVSAVKSKVWIGGQTATQYDTMTVSDKDDSIIVPLIIIFISLLLLAYLRSIVAMLYLVGTVILSYSAALGLGWLIIHNIMGADAIQGAIPLYAFVFLVALGEDYNIFMISSIWQKKKHMPLKQAIKEGVSETSGVITSAGIILAATFAVLATLPIQVLVQFGIITALGVLLDTFIVRPFLVPAITTVLGRFAFWPGKVEMVSEKEQ, encoded by the coding sequence ATGAAAGAATCACCTTTAGCAACATTCAGTCGATTGATGACTGGAAAAGTGAGTCGTTGGGTTGTTATTGCCGTATGGATTCTGGCAACTGCATTTCTAACAATTGCTTGGCCTGCCGTTAATAAAACGGAAGTGAACAATGCACCAAACTTAAGTAAGAATTCACCTTCCGTAGAGGCTGAAAATCTTATAAAGAAAGAATTCCCTAACTCTTCAGGGGTTCCTGCCCTGCTTACATGGCATAAAGATTCAGGTTTGAATACCGATGACTTAAAATCTATTCAGCAAGTGGCGGCAGATTTAGAAAAGAAACCATTAGAAGAACAAACGTCTACTCCGCCTTTGCACAAATTACCGTTAGCAGCTCTACAAAAAATGATATCAAAAGATGGTACCACGCTTGTACAGCCTATTTTCTTTAAAGAAAACGTTGAGACGGATGTACTAGAAAAAAATCTAGATACGGTTAAAAAACAAGTAAAAGAAAACGTTTCATACGATTCTTTTGCGACAGATATCGATGAAAAAGATAAATTAAGCACGCGCGTTACGGGTCCTGTAGGAATTCAAGTAGATGCAACGAGCTTATTTGAAGGAGCAGACGTTTCGTTACTAATTGCGACAGTTTTATTGGTCTTAATTTTACTTCTTGTCATTTATCGTTCCCCAATTTTAGCGATTATTCCTTTAATCGGCGTAGGTTTTGCCTATGGGGTGCTGAGTCCAATTCTCGGTATTTTAGCAGATAAAGGATGGATTACGGTTGACTCGCAGTCCATATCCATTATGACTGTTTTATTATTTGGAGCCGGAACAGACTATTGTTTATTTTTAATTTCTCATTATCGCGATGAGCTTCGCAAAGTAAAAGACAAGAGACAAGCACTTATCAACGCCTTTAAAGGTGCTTCAGGTGCTATAGCGATGAGTGGCTTTACGGTTGTCATCTCTCTTTTAGCTTTAATCGTAGCAAAATACGGTGCTTACCATCATTTTGCAATCCCTTTTAGCTTATCTATTCTGATTATGGGATTAGCAAGTTTAACACTTATTCCCGCCCTGCTTTCGGTTATGGGAAGAGGTTCTTTTTATCCTTTCGTCCCTCGTACTCCTGAAATGGAAGAGGAATTGGCGAAAAAGAAAGGAAAACCGGTGCGTGACCGAAAAGCGAAAAACCGTGTCGGGAATTGGATTGGTAATGTGGTTACGACTAAACCATGGACAATCATTGTAGCTTGTCTAGTCTTTTTTGGAGCTTTATCCATTTACTCTAGTCAAATCAAGTACACATATGATTTATTGTCTTCTTTCCCTGAAGATATGCCTTCTCGTGAAGGATTTACGATTATTTCTGATGCTTACTCTCCTGGTGAACTAGCACCAGCACAAGTAGTCATTGATACGGAAGGAAAATCGGTTGACCTTGAAAAAGCATTAAAGAAAAATGACCTTATTAGTACTGTTTCTGCACCTCAAAGTGGTACAAATAATGAGGATCTAAAAGTATATGACGTTATGTTTAATGTGAATCCATATAGTATAGAAGCAATGATAGCTATTCCAGACTTGAGAGATGCAGCTGAAAAGGCACTGTCACAGTCCGGAGTTTCCGCAGTCAAATCCAAAGTATGGATCGGCGGTCAAACAGCAACACAGTATGACACAATGACAGTTAGTGATAAAGACGACAGTATCATTGTCCCATTAATTATTATTTTTATATCGCTCCTGCTATTGGCTTACTTGCGTTCCATTGTAGCCATGCTTTACTTGGTTGGAACGGTTATCTTATCCTACAGTGCAGCCTTAGGATTAGGCTGGCTCATTATTCACAACATCATGGGGGCAGATGCTATACAAGGAGCGATTCCTTTATATGCATTTGTATTTTTAGTGGCGCTTGGTGAGGATTATAATATCTTTATGATCTCAAGCATCTGGCAGAAAAAGAAGCACATGCCATTAAAGCAAGCAATTAAAGAAGGCGTAAGCGAAACAAGCGGTGTTATTACATCAGCTGGAATCATTTTAGCTGCTACCTTCGCGGTTCTAGCAACACTGCCTATTCAAGTTCTGGTTCAGTTTGGAATTATCACGGCTTTAGGTGTTCTGTTAGATACATTTATTGTGCGACCATTCCTTGTACCTGCGATTACTACGGTTTTAGGAAGATTTGCTTTCTGGCCAGGTAAAGTTGAAATGGTATCAGAAAAAGAGCAGTAA
- a CDS encoding TetR/AcrR family transcriptional regulator, translated as MNTDKTPKKKPGRPKITTENNITREQILKTAAHLFMAYGYEKVSMEQVAEASDVTKASVYYYFKNKATLFTVSVSSMFQRITKQTEKLLQNSKGLKHRLYEVTLDHLKRPHIDFETLLQEATSSLTEGHIHEIREAEKAIHEALENVFKQAAKSGEIVVASPRLLAHTFSTVTMIRNKKELITELGGPEKTAQALVDLFWVGISPK; from the coding sequence ATGAATACTGATAAGACACCGAAAAAAAAGCCTGGCAGACCTAAAATAACAACTGAAAATAATATAACAAGAGAGCAAATTTTAAAAACAGCTGCCCATCTCTTTATGGCATATGGATACGAAAAAGTTTCAATGGAGCAAGTGGCTGAAGCAAGCGATGTGACCAAGGCCAGCGTTTACTACTATTTTAAAAATAAGGCAACTTTGTTTACCGTTTCGGTATCAAGTATGTTCCAACGTATCACAAAACAGACAGAAAAATTATTACAAAACTCCAAAGGGCTGAAACACAGATTATATGAGGTAACATTAGATCATTTAAAAAGACCGCATATTGATTTTGAAACATTATTGCAAGAAGCGACTTCTTCGCTTACAGAAGGTCATATTCATGAAATTCGTGAAGCGGAGAAAGCAATACATGAGGCATTGGAGAACGTATTCAAGCAAGCTGCAAAAAGCGGTGAAATTGTCGTAGCAAGTCCCAGATTGCTTGCGCATACATTTTCCACGGTAACAATGATTCGGAACAAAAAAGAATTAATTACAGAATTAGGAGGCCCTGAAAAAACGGCTCAGGCTCTAGTGGACCTGTTTTGGGTGGGGATTAGTCCTAAGTGA